A portion of the Juglans microcarpa x Juglans regia isolate MS1-56 chromosome 1D, Jm3101_v1.0, whole genome shotgun sequence genome contains these proteins:
- the LOC121244487 gene encoding glutathione S-transferase T3-like, with protein MDTTFDEDLFFTTLLQSGEQGRSTIVMTSSHDNVGLQATLLEVEKRPPSKKTQQGVSFTVEEDNLLMSAWLNISMDAIQGTDQKYSQMWERIINYYNEHKNTSMGNRSRGSLTNRWSVIQKCTNKFCAAVAQVESLHPSGAIEQDKIERAKIMYREIEKATYNMEHCWCLLRHQPKWQQHVSMLSTIRKPHGKRPAMAESTPLGDDAIDDNVEVFFERPLGKKAEKERERKRKAAESYNS; from the exons ATGGACACCACATTTGATGAAGATCTCTTCTTCACCACTCTATTGCAAAGTGGTGAACAAGGGAGATCCACAATCGTAATGACTAGTAGCCATGATAATGTTGGACTCCAAGCAACACTattggaagttgaaaaaaggCCACCTAGTAAGAAAACACAACAAGGTGTGTCTTTCACCGTAGAGGAGGACAATCTCCTCATGTCGGCTTGGCTCAATATTAGCATGGATGCTATACAGGGGACGgatcaaaaatattctcaaatgtGGGAGAGAATTATCAATTATTATAATGAGCATAAAAATACTAGCATGGGAAATCGTTCTAGGGGGTCATTGACCAATCGATGGTCGGTgatccaaaaatgcacaaataaattttgtgctGCTGTGGCTCAAGTAGAATCTTTGCATCCAAGTGGTGCGATAGAGCAGGACAAG ATTGAAAGAGCTAAAATCATGTATAGAGAGATTGAGAAGGCCACATACAACATGGAACATTGTTGGTGTCTAttgagacaccaaccaaaatggcaaCAACACGTGTCCATGTTGTCTACGATAAGGAAACCACATGGAAAACGCCCTGCTATGGCAGAGTCGACTCCACTAGGAGACGACGCGATAGATGACAACGTAGAGGTCTTTTTTGAGAGACCTCTAGGCAAGAAGgctgaaaaagaaagggagagaaaaaggaagGCTGCAGAATCTTACAATTCATAA